The Streptomyces sp. NBC_00224 genome has a window encoding:
- a CDS encoding glycosyltransferase — MSRFLFVVPPLTGHINPAAAVAAELTARGHEVAWAGRPAIVERLVGERPRVYGCAGPDHLAGRPPQLRGVAALKFLWADFLGPLAEAMAPGVAAAIAAFRPDVVVADQQTVAGALVAERLGVPFATSSTTSAELTDSMAGMPGVHSWLTGLLGELRQRIGDPAATHDPRFSPALTLAFTTPELTGPYTTPQTDLRFVGPALAARRSASGDFPWQWLDLAPGTAAVLITLGTANTDAGGRFLTEAVAAVRARTGRLRAVVCDPGGLLGAVPTGPEVLVRAELPQVALLERMSAVVCHAGHNTVTEALWHGVPLVVAPIRDDQPVVAAQVVGAGAGLRVKFARAGREQIGAALDAVVTEPGYRDAARRVRDAFRAAGGESAAATHLEKLAAAAPVAAQPR, encoded by the coding sequence GTGAGCCGCTTCCTGTTCGTGGTGCCGCCGCTGACCGGCCACATCAACCCGGCGGCCGCCGTCGCCGCCGAGCTGACCGCCCGGGGCCACGAGGTGGCGTGGGCGGGGCGGCCCGCGATCGTCGAGCGGCTGGTGGGGGAGCGGCCCCGGGTGTACGGGTGTGCCGGGCCCGACCACCTCGCGGGACGGCCGCCGCAGCTGCGCGGAGTGGCGGCGCTGAAGTTCCTGTGGGCCGACTTCCTCGGCCCGCTCGCCGAGGCGATGGCACCCGGGGTGGCGGCGGCGATCGCCGCGTTCCGGCCGGACGTGGTGGTGGCCGACCAGCAGACCGTGGCGGGCGCCCTGGTGGCGGAGCGGCTCGGCGTACCCTTCGCGACCTCGTCGACCACGTCGGCCGAACTCACCGACAGCATGGCCGGAATGCCGGGCGTGCACAGCTGGCTCACCGGGCTGCTCGGCGAGCTGAGACAGCGCATCGGCGATCCGGCCGCCACCCACGACCCGCGCTTCTCCCCGGCCCTCACCCTCGCTTTCACCACCCCGGAGCTGACCGGCCCGTACACCACGCCCCAGACGGATCTGCGCTTCGTCGGACCGGCGCTGGCCGCCCGGCGCTCCGCCTCCGGGGACTTCCCCTGGCAGTGGCTGGACCTGGCGCCGGGGACGGCGGCCGTCCTGATCACACTGGGGACGGCCAACACCGACGCGGGCGGCCGCTTCCTCACCGAGGCCGTCGCGGCGGTCCGGGCCCGCACCGGCCGGCTGCGGGCGGTGGTCTGCGACCCCGGCGGGCTGCTCGGGGCGGTGCCGACCGGGCCCGAGGTGCTGGTCAGGGCGGAGCTGCCGCAAGTCGCCCTGCTGGAGCGGATGTCGGCGGTCGTCTGCCACGCGGGGCACAACACCGTCACCGAGGCGCTGTGGCACGGGGTACCGCTGGTGGTCGCGCCGATCCGGGACGACCAGCCGGTCGTGGCGGCCCAAGTGGTGGGCGCCGGGGCCGGGTTGAGGGTGAAGTTCGCGCGGGCGGGGCGCGAGCAGATCGGCGCGGCCCTGGACGCGGTGGTGACCGAGCCCGGCTACCGGGACGCGGCCCGACGCGTCCGGGACGCCTTCCGCGCCGCCGGCGGCGAGTCGGCCGCCGCCACGCACCTCGAAAAGCTCGCCGCCGCGGCACCCGTCGCGGCACAACCCCGATAG
- a CDS encoding beta-ketoacyl synthase N-terminal-like domain-containing protein, which translates to MTDDRQTVGERQVPVAIVGMAVLLPGAKDLDAYWRNLVDGVDAVREVPEGRWDPVYYRPGDPGGAADRIYCRRGGFVDGLAEVDAARFGIMPSSVAGTEPDQLIALSVAARAIADAGGEERLPERGRVGVVLGRGGYLNPGLVRLDQRVRTAHQLTHTLGELLPHLAQDQLDRVRAAFTETLGPEHPESAIGLVPNLAASRIANRLDLRGPAYTVDAACASSLIAVDQAVGELASGRCDLMLAGGVHHCHDITLWSVFAQLRALSPSQRSRPFHAAADGILIGEGTGVVALKRLADAERDGDRVYAVIRGTGVAGDGRAAGLMNPDPGGQTRAVRHAWRAAGLDPRDPGSLGLLEAHGTGTPAGDAAELATLAEVFGPGVEGAAAPVIGSVKSMIGHCMPAAGVAGLVKAALAVHHATLLPTLHCEDPHPALARTRFRPAAVARPWEGPLRRAAVNAFGFGGINAHVVLEQAPGAVPAPRRAAVREPERVLRLSADTAEGLARLLDADDATVRERGAAPYPQDTRGTPAARLGIVDPTAKRLALARRAVAQGRPWRGRSDVWFAPRPLLGTAGGGKVAFVFPGLEAEFAPRVDEVAEHYGLRLPGRTYTEATDVARHGLGVLRVGRVLDEALRVLGVRPDGVAGHSVGEWTAMIAGGMFAAGEADDFFASFDPDSLRVPGLAFAAIGAPAARVSEALTDWPDLVLSHDNSPGQSMVCGPEQPVEEFAAKLRAERVICQVLPFRSGFHTPMLAPYLGPMKRGVDAAEILPQRVPVWSGTTAAPFPADPDEVRALFVRHLLEPVRFRPLVDAMYAAGFRAFVQVGTGRLTSLIDDTLKTRDHLTLSANSPRRGGLAQLLRVETGLWAEGYALSPARRAGPRSATAPIPLDLGAALVPLDPHRLEELRAELSPRTGGGVEHPISTSLLGEPLTRRHPVAAELDALMRETADSVKAVLEAATVPPRPTTGTPAAPRPEPATPPLEHRTRLRVSTADMPYLLDHCFFPQRPGWPDPADRHPVVPATTVLHHLMAAAERAAPGHRAVAVHDVRLEKWVNAIPAVDVTITARPEGPGRWAVAFGPYARASVHLAPAYPAPPPAPPLDAADERPPGIAAAQLYEDRWMFHGPAFQGVTALRGIGPGHVRGTITTPSAPGALLDNVGQLLGYWLMSTHPTRTVIFPVALAAARFFGPHPPTGTPVDCHAVITSLTEDTLLADVRLTLPDGTVWAELSGWRDRRFSGLDARRSGGYPEHLALAEARPGGWCLLRDVWPDLASRDLLMRMQLGRAEREAYETRPPRGRRQWLLGRIAAKDAVRRWLWKRGEGAVFPAEIEIVNEESGRPRAVGVHGRTLPALDLSLAHRGDLAVALVRPARPGAYPNGVGIDIEEIADRTPETHRVALGPRELGLLDRLVTGTGESEALWFTRFWAAKEAAAKAKGTGFGGRPHAFEVTDAAPGVSGEAPHSLTVTVDGRPHHIHCTLVDPTHVVAWTTSATPLKENTQ; encoded by the coding sequence ATGACCGACGACAGGCAAACCGTGGGGGAGCGTCAAGTCCCCGTCGCCATCGTCGGCATGGCGGTCCTGCTGCCCGGCGCCAAGGACCTGGACGCGTACTGGCGCAACCTCGTCGACGGTGTGGACGCCGTACGGGAAGTGCCCGAAGGGCGCTGGGACCCGGTGTACTACCGGCCCGGCGACCCCGGCGGCGCCGCCGACCGGATCTACTGCCGGCGCGGCGGCTTCGTCGACGGCCTCGCCGAGGTCGACGCCGCCCGCTTCGGCATCATGCCGAGCTCGGTCGCGGGCACCGAGCCCGACCAGCTCATCGCGCTCTCGGTCGCGGCCCGGGCGATCGCGGACGCGGGCGGCGAGGAGCGGCTGCCCGAGCGCGGCCGCGTCGGGGTGGTCCTGGGCCGGGGCGGATACCTCAACCCGGGCCTCGTCCGCCTCGACCAACGGGTGCGCACCGCACACCAGTTGACGCACACCCTGGGCGAGCTGCTGCCCCACCTCGCCCAGGACCAGCTCGACCGGGTGCGGGCCGCCTTCACCGAGACGCTGGGGCCCGAGCACCCGGAGTCGGCCATCGGGCTCGTCCCCAACCTGGCGGCGTCCCGCATCGCCAACCGGCTGGACCTGCGGGGCCCGGCGTACACGGTGGACGCGGCCTGCGCGTCCTCGCTGATCGCGGTCGACCAGGCGGTCGGCGAACTGGCCTCGGGCCGCTGCGACCTGATGCTCGCGGGCGGGGTCCACCACTGCCACGACATCACGCTGTGGAGCGTCTTCGCCCAGCTGCGCGCCCTCTCGCCGAGCCAGCGCAGCCGCCCTTTCCACGCGGCGGCCGACGGCATCCTCATCGGCGAGGGCACCGGTGTCGTCGCCCTCAAGCGCCTCGCGGACGCCGAACGCGACGGCGACCGCGTATACGCGGTGATCCGTGGCACCGGCGTCGCGGGCGACGGCCGGGCCGCCGGGCTGATGAACCCCGACCCGGGCGGCCAGACCCGCGCGGTCCGCCACGCCTGGCGGGCGGCGGGCCTCGACCCGCGCGACCCCGGCTCCCTCGGCCTCCTCGAAGCCCACGGCACCGGCACCCCGGCGGGCGACGCGGCCGAACTGGCCACCCTGGCCGAGGTGTTCGGGCCGGGCGTGGAGGGCGCGGCCGCGCCCGTCATCGGCTCGGTGAAGTCGATGATCGGCCACTGCATGCCCGCGGCGGGTGTCGCCGGACTGGTGAAGGCGGCCCTCGCCGTGCACCACGCGACCCTGCTGCCGACCCTGCACTGCGAGGATCCGCACCCCGCCCTCGCCCGCACCCGGTTCCGCCCGGCGGCGGTCGCCCGCCCGTGGGAGGGGCCGCTGCGCCGGGCCGCCGTCAACGCGTTCGGGTTCGGCGGGATCAACGCCCATGTGGTCCTTGAGCAGGCACCGGGAGCCGTGCCCGCCCCGCGCCGGGCGGCCGTGCGCGAACCGGAGCGGGTGCTGCGGCTGAGCGCGGACACGGCGGAGGGCCTGGCGCGGCTCCTGGACGCGGACGACGCGACGGTACGGGAGCGGGGCGCCGCCCCGTATCCGCAGGACACGCGGGGAACCCCCGCCGCCCGGCTCGGCATCGTCGATCCGACCGCCAAGCGGCTGGCGCTCGCCCGTCGGGCGGTGGCCCAGGGCCGCCCGTGGCGCGGCCGCAGCGACGTGTGGTTCGCCCCGCGCCCGTTGCTCGGGACGGCGGGCGGGGGCAAGGTGGCGTTCGTCTTCCCCGGTCTGGAGGCCGAGTTCGCGCCCCGGGTGGACGAGGTGGCCGAGCACTACGGGCTGCGGCTGCCGGGCCGTACGTACACCGAGGCGACCGATGTCGCCCGGCACGGGCTCGGCGTCCTGCGCGTCGGCCGGGTCCTCGACGAAGCCCTGCGCGTGCTCGGCGTCCGGCCCGACGGGGTCGCCGGACACAGCGTCGGGGAGTGGACGGCGATGATCGCGGGCGGCATGTTCGCGGCCGGCGAGGCGGACGACTTCTTCGCCTCCTTCGACCCCGACTCGCTCCGGGTGCCCGGGCTGGCGTTCGCGGCGATCGGCGCCCCGGCGGCCCGGGTGAGCGAGGCGCTCACCGACTGGCCTGATCTCGTCCTCTCGCACGACAACTCGCCCGGCCAGTCGATGGTGTGCGGCCCGGAGCAGCCGGTCGAGGAGTTCGCGGCGAAGCTCCGGGCCGAGCGGGTGATCTGCCAGGTGCTCCCGTTCCGCTCCGGCTTCCACACGCCGATGCTCGCCCCGTATCTGGGCCCCATGAAGCGGGGAGTGGACGCGGCGGAGATCCTCCCGCAGCGCGTGCCGGTCTGGTCCGGCACCACGGCGGCCCCGTTCCCGGCCGACCCCGACGAGGTCCGCGCCCTGTTCGTCCGCCACCTCCTGGAGCCGGTACGGTTCCGGCCGCTCGTCGACGCCATGTACGCGGCGGGCTTCCGCGCCTTCGTCCAGGTGGGCACGGGCCGTCTGACCTCGTTGATCGACGACACCCTCAAGACCCGCGACCATCTGACGCTGTCCGCCAACTCGCCCCGGCGCGGCGGGCTCGCGCAGCTGCTGCGCGTGGAGACGGGGCTGTGGGCGGAGGGGTACGCGCTCTCACCCGCCCGGCGGGCCGGGCCGCGCTCCGCCACCGCCCCGATCCCCCTCGACCTGGGAGCCGCGCTGGTCCCCCTCGACCCCCACCGCCTGGAGGAGTTACGTGCCGAGCTGAGCCCTCGTACCGGGGGAGGGGTGGAACACCCCATATCCACCAGCCTGTTGGGGGAGCCGCTCACCCGCCGCCACCCCGTCGCCGCCGAGCTCGACGCGCTGATGCGGGAGACGGCGGACAGCGTGAAGGCCGTACTGGAGGCGGCGACGGTCCCGCCGAGGCCGACCACCGGCACCCCGGCCGCACCGCGACCCGAGCCGGCCACCCCACCCCTCGAACACCGCACCCGGCTCCGCGTGTCCACCGCCGACATGCCCTACCTCCTCGACCACTGCTTCTTCCCGCAGCGGCCCGGCTGGCCCGATCCCGCCGACCGGCACCCCGTCGTCCCCGCCACCACCGTCCTGCACCATCTGATGGCCGCCGCCGAGCGGGCCGCGCCCGGGCACCGGGCCGTCGCCGTCCACGACGTGCGGCTGGAGAAGTGGGTCAACGCCATTCCGGCCGTGGACGTGACGATCACCGCCCGGCCGGAAGGCCCCGGGCGGTGGGCCGTCGCGTTCGGGCCGTACGCCCGCGCGAGCGTCCACCTGGCCCCCGCCTATCCGGCCCCGCCGCCCGCGCCACCGCTGGACGCGGCCGACGAGCGCCCGCCCGGCATCGCGGCGGCCCAGCTGTACGAGGACCGGTGGATGTTCCACGGGCCCGCCTTCCAGGGCGTCACCGCGCTGCGAGGGATCGGCCCCGGCCACGTCCGGGGCACGATCACCACACCATCCGCGCCGGGCGCGCTCCTCGACAACGTGGGCCAACTCCTCGGCTACTGGCTGATGTCGACCCACCCCACCCGGACCGTGATCTTCCCCGTCGCCCTGGCGGCGGCCCGCTTCTTCGGGCCGCACCCGCCCACCGGCACCCCCGTCGACTGCCACGCCGTCATCACCTCGCTCACCGAGGACACCCTCCTCGCCGACGTCCGGCTCACGCTGCCCGACGGGACGGTGTGGGCGGAGCTCTCGGGCTGGCGCGACCGCCGGTTCTCCGGGCTCGACGCACGCAGGTCCGGCGGCTACCCGGAACACCTCGCCCTCGCCGAGGCCCGGCCCGGCGGCTGGTGCCTGCTGCGGGACGTGTGGCCGGACCTGGCCTCCCGCGACCTGCTGATGCGCATGCAGCTCGGCCGGGCCGAGCGCGAGGCGTACGAGACGAGACCGCCGCGCGGCCGTCGGCAGTGGCTGCTCGGCCGGATCGCCGCCAAGGACGCGGTACGGCGGTGGCTGTGGAAGCGCGGCGAGGGCGCGGTGTTCCCGGCCGAGATCGAGATCGTGAACGAGGAGTCGGGGCGACCCCGTGCCGTGGGGGTGCACGGCCGTACGCTCCCGGCGCTCGACCTGTCCCTCGCCCACCGGGGTGATCTGGCCGTCGCTCTCGTACGCCCCGCGCGCCCCGGCGCGTACCCGAACGGCGTCGGTATCGACATCGAAGAGATCGCGGACCGCACCCCCGAGACCCACCGCGTCGCCCTCGGCCCCCGCGAACTCGGCCTCCTCGACCGGCTCGTCACCGGGACCGGGGAGTCCGAGGCCCTGTGGTTCACCCGGTTCTGGGCGGCCAAGGAGGCCGCCGCAAAGGCGAAGGGCACCGGGTTCGGCGGGCGGCCGCACGCCTTCGAAGTGACCGACGCGGCCCCCGGCGTGAGCGGTGAGGCACCCCACTCCCTCACCGTCACCGTCGACGGCCGCCCCCACCACATCCATTGCACGCTCGTCGACCCCACCCATGTCGTGGCCTGGACCACGTCTGCGACGCCCCTCAAGGAGAACACCCAGTGA
- a CDS encoding phosphopantetheine-binding protein, with protein MTTSERPPGPVPLAPPDEEQVLAEIAGLIVEVLGDYAPDPADIRPETLFGDDLELESIDLVMLSGHLQERYGEQVNFAEFVASLEIDEVIALSVGRLVDHVLHSLGAAPEAGAAPWS; from the coding sequence GTGACCACCAGCGAACGGCCGCCCGGCCCCGTCCCGCTCGCCCCGCCGGACGAGGAGCAGGTGCTGGCCGAGATCGCCGGGCTGATCGTGGAGGTGCTCGGGGACTACGCCCCCGACCCCGCCGACATCCGCCCCGAGACCCTGTTCGGCGACGATCTGGAGTTGGAGAGCATCGACCTCGTCATGCTGTCCGGACATCTCCAGGAGCGGTACGGCGAACAGGTCAACTTCGCCGAGTTCGTGGCTTCTCTGGAGATCGACGAGGTCATCGCGCTGTCCGTCGGACGGCTCGTCGACCATGTCCTGCACAGCCTCGGCGCAGCCCCGGAAGCGGGAGCCGCTCCATGGTCATGA
- a CDS encoding alpha/beta fold hydrolase has protein sequence MVMIRANGLGLHVQRLRPPHRRPDATVVFVHGAFIDSLASYYFTLGPKFAEAGFDAVMYDLRGHGRSERPPSGYALEHFTADLDALLDELGIAHPVHLVGNSFGGTVALDFVVHRPDRVATVTVVESGPASRAWSHTMTSALRHAGDMGDDEALVWFTEQYGTLSSTRTGDARHDAHIRRLGRAAAKLVRATTIAEDMPTGRVLTDEQLGGVRCPVLLVNGQEGLVAAESARLRSLLPHCRVAVVPGQKHSVLVEASDAVGRLALDWVREHAGAAPEPSGPRPVR, from the coding sequence ATGGTCATGATCCGCGCGAACGGTCTCGGCCTGCACGTCCAGCGGCTGCGCCCGCCCCACCGACGGCCGGACGCGACCGTGGTGTTCGTCCACGGCGCCTTCATCGACAGCCTCGCCAGCTACTACTTCACCCTCGGCCCCAAGTTCGCCGAGGCCGGGTTCGACGCCGTCATGTACGACCTGCGGGGACACGGCCGCAGCGAACGCCCGCCCAGCGGCTACGCCCTGGAGCACTTCACCGCCGATCTCGACGCACTGCTCGACGAACTGGGCATCGCCCACCCCGTCCACCTCGTCGGCAACTCCTTCGGCGGCACCGTCGCCCTCGACTTCGTCGTCCACCGGCCCGATCGCGTCGCCACCGTCACCGTGGTCGAGTCGGGGCCCGCCAGCCGGGCCTGGTCGCACACGATGACGTCCGCCCTGCGCCACGCCGGGGACATGGGGGACGACGAGGCGCTGGTGTGGTTCACCGAGCAGTACGGGACGCTCTCCTCGACCCGGACCGGCGACGCCCGCCACGACGCGCACATCCGCCGCCTGGGCCGGGCCGCCGCCAAGCTCGTACGCGCCACCACCATCGCCGAGGACATGCCCACCGGGCGGGTGCTCACCGACGAACAGCTGGGCGGGGTGCGCTGTCCGGTGCTGCTGGTCAACGGGCAGGAGGGGCTGGTGGCGGCCGAGTCCGCCCGGCTGCGGTCGCTGCTGCCGCACTGCCGGGTCGCGGTGGTGCCGGGGCAGAAGCACTCGGTCCTGGTCGAGGCCTCCGACGCGGTCGGGCGGCTCGCCCTGGACTGGGTCCGCGAGCACGCCGGGGCCGCGCCCGAGCCCAGTGGACCGCGGCCGGTCCGGTGA
- a CDS encoding class I SAM-dependent methyltransferase, giving the protein MPDSERIADLRPSYQDELARGTGRFFLPARTDCPWCLGTDLRRKFRTTDLIQGKPGEFVLDQCRGCGHIFQNPRLSQEGLDFYYRDFYDGLGAETTAKMFEGNGSKKRFRRSARALRRVALPGRWLDVGTSLGHFCATAKEVLPDTRFDGLDMGEGVELAAKEGRIEEAYRGLFVDVAEEMAGRYDAVSMFHYLEHTLDPHRELAAAHRALAPGGHLLIEVPDPESLSGRLLGRLWLPWFQPQHLNLVPMGNLCRRLRDLGFTVEVAERRDAHIPADLVCATWFLFDRLLPRDDAPWRSRRPGRAARAVRFALVWAAVPVLIAVYGLDQLLNPLVRRTRFSNAYRVIARRDG; this is encoded by the coding sequence ATGCCCGACAGCGAACGGATCGCCGACCTCCGCCCGTCGTACCAGGACGAGCTGGCCCGTGGCACGGGCCGCTTCTTCCTGCCGGCGCGCACCGACTGCCCGTGGTGCCTGGGCACTGACCTGCGCCGCAAGTTCCGCACCACGGACCTCATCCAGGGCAAACCCGGCGAGTTCGTCCTCGACCAGTGCCGCGGCTGCGGTCACATCTTCCAGAACCCGCGGCTGAGCCAGGAGGGCCTGGACTTCTACTACCGGGACTTCTACGACGGCCTCGGCGCGGAGACCACCGCCAAGATGTTCGAGGGCAACGGCAGCAAGAAGCGGTTCCGGCGCAGCGCCCGGGCGCTGCGCCGGGTCGCCCTGCCCGGCCGGTGGCTGGACGTCGGCACCTCGCTCGGCCACTTCTGCGCCACCGCCAAAGAGGTGCTGCCCGACACCAGGTTCGACGGTCTCGACATGGGCGAGGGCGTCGAGCTCGCGGCCAAGGAGGGCCGGATCGAGGAGGCCTATCGGGGTCTCTTCGTGGACGTCGCGGAAGAGATGGCGGGCCGCTACGACGCGGTCAGCATGTTCCACTACCTGGAGCACACCCTCGACCCGCATCGCGAACTCGCCGCCGCGCACCGGGCGTTGGCGCCAGGCGGCCATCTGCTGATCGAGGTCCCCGACCCCGAGTCGCTGTCGGGGCGGCTGCTCGGCCGGCTCTGGCTGCCCTGGTTCCAGCCCCAGCACCTGAACCTCGTCCCGATGGGCAACCTGTGCCGGCGGCTGCGCGACCTCGGCTTCACCGTCGAGGTGGCCGAGCGGCGCGACGCCCACATCCCCGCCGACCTGGTGTGCGCCACCTGGTTCCTGTTCGACCGGCTGCTGCCGCGCGACGACGCGCCCTGGCGGTCCCGCCGCCCAGGCCGCGCCGCACGGGCCGTCCGGTTCGCGCTGGTGTGGGCGGCCGTGCCGGTGCTGATCGCGGTGTACGGACTCGACCAGCTGCTCAACCCGCTGGTGCGGCGGACCCGCTTCTCCAACGCGTACCGGGTGATCGCCCGCCGCGACGGGTGA
- the ligD gene encoding non-homologous end-joining DNA ligase: protein MGTSKGEAVELDVAGRAVRLSNPNKVYFPERGYTKLDVATYYLAVADGITRALRDRPTTLERYPDGVDGESFFQKRAPKNLPEWIPTARISFPSGRHADEICPTEPAAVLWAANLGCLTFHPWPVRREATDHPDELRIDLDPQPGTDFDDAVPVAHELRALLDESGIRGWPKTSGGRGIHVFVPIEPRWTFTEVRRCAIALGRELERRMAGKVTTAWWKEERGERIFVDYNQTARDRTIASAYSVRPKPHAPVSAPLRWDELDDVHPEDFDLKTMPARYAEVGDIHADMEDHAFGLEPLLELAARDEHEHELGDMPYPPDYPKMPGEPKRVQPSRAKKES from the coding sequence ATGGGCACGAGCAAGGGCGAGGCCGTCGAGCTGGACGTGGCCGGACGGGCCGTCCGGCTGTCCAACCCGAACAAGGTGTACTTCCCGGAGCGCGGCTACACCAAGCTGGACGTGGCCACGTACTACCTGGCCGTCGCCGACGGGATCACCCGCGCCCTGCGCGACCGCCCGACCACCCTGGAGCGCTACCCCGACGGCGTCGACGGCGAGTCCTTCTTCCAGAAGCGCGCCCCCAAGAACCTGCCCGAGTGGATCCCGACCGCCCGTATCTCCTTCCCCAGCGGCCGCCACGCCGACGAGATCTGCCCGACCGAGCCCGCCGCCGTCCTGTGGGCCGCCAACCTGGGCTGCCTCACCTTCCACCCGTGGCCGGTGCGGCGCGAGGCCACCGACCACCCGGACGAACTCCGCATCGACCTGGACCCCCAGCCCGGCACCGACTTCGACGACGCGGTCCCGGTCGCCCACGAACTGCGCGCCCTGCTGGACGAGTCGGGCATCCGGGGCTGGCCCAAGACGTCCGGCGGCCGTGGCATCCACGTCTTCGTCCCGATCGAGCCCCGCTGGACCTTCACCGAGGTGCGCCGCTGCGCCATCGCCCTCGGGCGCGAGCTGGAGCGGCGCATGGCGGGGAAGGTCACCACCGCGTGGTGGAAGGAGGAGCGCGGCGAGCGGATCTTCGTGGACTACAACCAGACGGCCCGCGACCGCACCATCGCCTCCGCGTATTCGGTCCGCCCCAAGCCGCACGCCCCGGTCTCCGCGCCGCTGCGCTGGGACGAGCTCGACGACGTCCACCCCGAGGACTTCGACCTGAAGACCATGCCCGCGCGGTACGCCGAGGTGGGAGACATCCACGCGGACATGGAGGACCACGCCTTCGGCCTGGAGCCACTGCTCGAATTGGCCGCCCGCGACGAGCACGAACACGAGCTGGGCGACATGCCGTACCCGCCGGACTACCCCAAGATGCCGGGGGAGCCCAAGCGGGTACAGCCGAGCCGCGCCAAGAAAGAGTCCTAG
- a CDS encoding ATP-dependent DNA ligase — MDLPVMPPVKPMLAKSVARIPPGMQYEAKWDGFRAIVHRDGDEIVIGSRNGKPLTRYFPELAEALKERLPQRCVVDGEIVIVHEGRLDFDRLTERIHPAASRVNLLAERTPASFVAFDLLALGDDSLLDAPLSERRAALAGALEGVTAPVHLAPATTDAEEAQEWFERYEGAGLDGVVAKPLDLRYRPDARLMYKIKHERTADAVVAGYRFHKSGPIVGSLLLGLYDGSGALQHVGVCAAFPMKRRAELVEELAPLLMDDPVGGGHPWAAWLDEAAHEGARLPGAQSRWTGKKDLSWVALRPERVCEVAYDHMEGDRFRHTAQFRRWRPDRSPDSCTYTQLEEPVRYDLAQVLSGG; from the coding sequence ATGGATCTGCCGGTGATGCCGCCCGTGAAGCCGATGCTCGCCAAGTCGGTCGCCAGGATTCCGCCCGGGATGCAGTACGAGGCGAAGTGGGACGGCTTCCGTGCGATCGTGCACCGCGACGGCGACGAGATCGTCATCGGCAGCCGCAACGGCAAGCCGCTGACCCGCTACTTCCCCGAGCTCGCCGAGGCCCTCAAGGAGCGGCTGCCGCAGCGCTGTGTGGTGGACGGCGAGATCGTCATCGTCCACGAGGGCCGCCTCGACTTCGACCGGCTCACCGAGCGCATCCACCCGGCCGCCTCCCGGGTGAACCTGCTGGCCGAGCGGACCCCGGCCAGCTTCGTCGCCTTCGACCTGCTGGCCCTCGGGGACGACTCGCTGCTCGACGCCCCGCTGAGCGAGCGCCGGGCGGCCCTGGCCGGGGCCCTGGAGGGCGTCACGGCGCCGGTGCACCTGGCGCCCGCCACCACGGACGCCGAAGAGGCCCAGGAGTGGTTCGAGCGGTACGAGGGCGCCGGGCTCGACGGGGTGGTGGCCAAGCCGCTCGATCTGCGCTACCGCCCGGACGCCCGGCTGATGTACAAGATCAAGCACGAGCGCACGGCCGACGCGGTGGTGGCGGGCTACCGCTTCCACAAGAGCGGCCCGATCGTCGGCTCGCTCCTGCTCGGCCTGTACGACGGCTCCGGCGCCCTCCAGCACGTCGGCGTCTGCGCGGCCTTCCCGATGAAGCGGCGGGCCGAGCTCGTCGAGGAGCTGGCGCCGCTCCTGATGGACGACCCGGTGGGCGGCGGGCACCCCTGGGCGGCCTGGCTGGACGAGGCCGCCCACGAGGGCGCCCGGCTGCCGGGCGCGCAGAGCCGCTGGACCGGCAAGAAGGACCTGTCGTGGGTGGCGCTGCGGCCGGAGCGGGTGTGCGAGGTGGCCTACGACCACATGGAGGGCGACCGCTTCCGGCACACCGCCCAGTTCCGCCGCTGGCGCCCGGACCGGTCCCCCGACAGCTGTACGTACACCCAGCTGGAGGAACCGGTCCGCTACGACCTGGCCCAGGTGCTGTCGGGCGGGTGA